One segment of Acidimicrobiales bacterium DNA contains the following:
- a CDS encoding alpha/beta hydrolase produces the protein MPSPATTMVRSTDGVELAVHDFGGHGPTILFAHATGFHGLVWSPVIADLVDTHRCVSIDFRGHGDSSVPDHGSFLWSGFADDVQAAVAHLDDPRPLYGVGHSKGGAALLLAELRAPGTFSGLYLFEPIVLDPERRADTGAVEANPLALGALKRREVFASKDDAYANYRSKPPLDALTPEALRAYVDHGFADLDDGTVRLKCRRADESQVYASSGTHDAFDHLDRVRCPVTVAAGAAEEGLPAVIAPGIADQLQRGTFRAHPELGHFGPLQAPGLIADEIRTALER, from the coding sequence ATGCCCAGCCCAGCGACGACGATGGTTCGCTCCACCGATGGGGTCGAGCTGGCCGTGCACGACTTCGGGGGTCACGGTCCGACGATCCTCTTCGCCCACGCCACCGGGTTCCACGGCCTGGTCTGGTCGCCGGTCATCGCCGACCTGGTCGACACCCACCGCTGCGTCTCCATCGACTTCCGCGGCCACGGTGACAGCTCGGTCCCCGACCACGGGTCGTTCCTGTGGTCGGGATTCGCCGACGACGTCCAAGCAGCGGTGGCCCACCTCGACGATCCCCGGCCGCTCTACGGCGTCGGCCATTCCAAGGGTGGCGCCGCGCTCCTGCTGGCCGAGCTGCGTGCACCCGGGACCTTCAGCGGTCTCTACCTCTTCGAGCCGATCGTGCTCGACCCCGAGCGCCGAGCCGACACCGGTGCGGTCGAGGCCAACCCGCTGGCCCTGGGCGCGCTGAAGCGGCGCGAGGTCTTTGCGTCGAAGGACGATGCCTATGCCAACTACCGCTCGAAGCCGCCGCTCGACGCCCTCACCCCAGAAGCGCTGCGGGCCTATGTCGACCACGGGTTCGCCGACCTCGACGACGGCACGGTGCGACTCAAGTGCCGGCGGGCCGACGAATCGCAGGTGTATGCCAGCTCGGGCACCCACGACGCCTTCGACCACCTCGACCGGGTGCGCTGCCCGGTCACCGTCGCCGCGGGAGCGGCCGAGGAGGGGCTTCCGGCCGTGATCGCCCCCGGCATCGCCGACCAGCTTCAGCGGGGCACCTTCCGCGCCCACCCCGAGCTCGGCCACTTCGGACCGCTGCAGGCGCCGGGCCTGATCGCGGACGAGATCCGCACCGCCCTCGAACGATGA
- a CDS encoding DsbA family protein, which yields MTSFSVTYDYRCPFARIGHLHVIEALEAGQEWDVTFLPFSLRQAHVEDGDPPVWDDPDNDSGLLALQVSVVVRDRHPEAFLTVHRRLFDLRHVDSADLRDPEVLAGALRDADIDPDSVFAEIDTGWPLESVRAAHEGAIASHNVWGVPTFLVGDDAVFVRLMEAPDGEAATAVRTVERVLETVSGWPQLNELKHTSIRR from the coding sequence ATGACCTCGTTCTCCGTCACCTACGACTACCGCTGCCCGTTCGCCCGCATCGGCCACCTCCATGTGATCGAAGCCCTCGAAGCCGGCCAGGAGTGGGACGTCACCTTCCTCCCCTTCTCACTGCGCCAGGCCCACGTCGAAGACGGCGATCCGCCGGTGTGGGACGACCCCGACAACGACAGCGGTCTGCTCGCCCTCCAAGTGTCGGTGGTGGTGCGCGATCGCCATCCCGAGGCGTTCCTCACGGTGCACCGACGGCTGTTCGACCTGCGTCACGTCGACTCCGCCGACCTGCGCGACCCCGAGGTGCTGGCGGGCGCGCTCCGCGACGCGGACATCGATCCCGATTCGGTGTTCGCCGAGATCGACACGGGCTGGCCGCTCGAGTCGGTTCGTGCCGCCCACGAGGGAGCGATCGCCAGCCACAACGTGTGGGGCGTGCCCACCTTCCTGGTCGGCGACGATGCGGTGTTCGTGCGGCTCATGGAGGCACCCGACGGCGAGGCCGCCACTGCGGTGCGCACCGTCGAGCGCGTGCTGGAGACGGTCTCGGGCTGGCCCCAGCTCAACGAGCTCAAGCACACCAGCATCCGCCGCTGA
- a CDS encoding phosphatase PAP2 family protein yields the protein MSSSIQHDEVAPSVAAAMPGVGHAMGRLDAEIDHIFEVVRGNAMVDRGFYSASAVGDWSLIWHLMGVAQGLADHRDGWFRAVRLSAALGAESALVNGLIKSCFRRARPAHGEDRPHNLRIPVTSSFPSGHASSAFMAAHLLADRTRFGGAWYLLAAVVASSRIHVRIHHASDVIGGAVVGLALGAVVRRLAPLDRT from the coding sequence ATGAGCAGCTCGATCCAGCACGACGAGGTCGCCCCCTCGGTCGCCGCTGCCATGCCAGGGGTCGGCCATGCCATGGGCCGACTCGACGCCGAGATCGACCACATCTTCGAGGTGGTCCGTGGCAACGCGATGGTCGACCGCGGGTTCTACTCCGCGTCGGCGGTCGGCGACTGGAGCCTGATCTGGCACCTGATGGGGGTGGCACAAGGGCTCGCCGACCACCGCGACGGCTGGTTCCGGGCGGTGCGCCTCTCCGCGGCGCTCGGCGCGGAATCGGCGCTGGTCAACGGGCTCATCAAGTCGTGCTTCCGGCGTGCCCGGCCGGCGCACGGCGAGGACCGCCCACACAACCTTCGGATCCCGGTGACGAGCAGCTTCCCGAGCGGGCACGCGTCGTCTGCCTTCATGGCCGCGCACCTGCTGGCCGACCGCACCCGCTTCGGTGGTGCCTGGTACCTGCTCGCGGCGGTGGTGGCCTCCAGCCGGATCCACGTGCGCATCCACCACGCCTCCGACGTGATCGGCGGAGCCGTGGTGGGACTCGCCCTCGGGGCCGTCGTACGTCGGCTCGCGCCGCTCGATCGAACCTGA